A stretch of the Methanobacterium veterum genome encodes the following:
- a CDS encoding roadblock/LC7 domain-containing protein, with the protein MDSDIESQLIRTLNNLDKVEGIDGSLIADDNGNVLCHTMSRGTDTSLFGPMAHVIMSSSKRLLNSADSGEIQRVLVESYGGKALFLHLKNTYFIVLMEISANVGLVMVSAKRAAKDIMEITRDIVWEAPVEEEVLIDSQEEITATSTSEVLDVHDNTETETVEIESEASEGLETEELNVETVDKLIETEDLKEAFDEVIGTEKLNEILESEEFKALDIKEAKEKLSKMLEVETEESSPVVAESETISPDTIIPEVEIESKVEEIEVQDEMAISEEELEGVHEEETQEIEEPESSIPVIKPPISFPELPENIEIPAGDKEESNLVLDIYEAVFLAMSIGASKIMGVSPARGLIKRFLPLDECKTLLDGVDVKSNSVVDFDKIRENAENIPLNERSNTLITDFSKIIDIITENYGKVMGYGAFRGIVRNEFKTINNSYGRAMNDLGIKDKIHPELIVLFK; encoded by the coding sequence ATGGATTCGGATATAGAAAGCCAATTAATAAGGACTTTAAACAATTTGGATAAAGTTGAAGGCATAGACGGCAGTTTAATTGCTGATGACAATGGTAATGTGCTCTGCCACACTATGTCCCGGGGAACGGATACTTCTCTTTTTGGCCCAATGGCCCATGTAATTATGAGTTCATCGAAAAGGCTGTTGAATTCAGCTGACAGTGGAGAAATCCAAAGGGTACTGGTTGAATCTTATGGCGGAAAGGCTCTTTTTTTACACCTGAAAAATACCTACTTCATTGTGCTTATGGAAATATCTGCAAATGTGGGGCTGGTAATGGTTTCAGCTAAAAGGGCTGCAAAAGATATAATGGAAATTACAAGGGATATAGTTTGGGAAGCTCCAGTTGAAGAAGAAGTACTTATAGATTCTCAAGAAGAAATTACGGCTACCTCTACTTCAGAAGTATTAGATGTCCATGATAATACAGAAACAGAAACTGTCGAAATTGAAAGTGAAGCGTCTGAAGGATTAGAAACTGAAGAACTAAATGTAGAAACAGTGGATAAACTCATTGAAACTGAAGACTTAAAAGAAGCATTTGATGAGGTCATAGGAACTGAAAAATTAAATGAGATACTGGAGTCTGAAGAGTTTAAGGCATTAGATATTAAAGAAGCGAAAGAAAAGCTTTCGAAAATGTTGGAAGTTGAAACAGAAGAATCATCACCTGTAGTTGCAGAATCTGAAACAATATCTCCTGATACAATTATACCTGAAGTTGAAATTGAATCAAAAGTTGAAGAAATTGAAGTTCAGGACGAAATGGCAATTTCAGAAGAAGAGTTAGAAGGAGTACATGAAGAAGAAACTCAAGAGATTGAAGAACCAGAAAGCAGTATTCCAGTTATAAAACCGCCAATTTCATTCCCAGAATTACCTGAAAACATTGAAATACCTGCTGGAGATAAGGAAGAATCTAATCTGGTTTTAGATATATATGAGGCAGTATTTTTGGCAATGTCCATTGGAGCAAGCAAAATTATGGGCGTATCACCTGCAAGGGGACTTATAAAGAGATTTTTACCTTTAGATGAATGTAAAACTCTTTTAGATGGTGTTGATGTAAAAAGTAATTCTGTGGTTGATTTTGATAAGATAAGGGAAAATGCTGAAAATATTCCTTTAAATGAAAGATCAAATACACTTATCACTGATTTTAGTAAAATAATTGACATTATAACTGAAAACTATGGTAAAGTAATGGGATATGGAGCTTTTAGAGGAATAGTCCGTAATGAATTTAAAACGATTAATAATTCATATGGAAGAGCCATGAATGATCTTGGAATTAAAGATAAAATTCATCCTGAGCTAATAGTTCTTTTTAAATAA
- a CDS encoding pyridoxamine 5'-phosphate oxidase family protein, with product MVMTEEMMDAIEKDNVVFFATSTADGNPNVVPIGFARPIDNKTIMIVDNYMNKTHKNLENNPKASLVLRDASACPYQFKGTAEIIEEGKYFDEAVDWAKSVMSKLAPKAAILLKVEEIYSVQPGPEAGKKVD from the coding sequence ATGGTAATGACAGAAGAAATGATGGACGCTATTGAAAAAGACAATGTAGTTTTCTTTGCAACTTCAACTGCAGATGGAAACCCTAATGTTGTCCCAATTGGATTTGCAAGGCCAATCGACAATAAAACAATAATGATCGTGGACAATTACATGAATAAAACTCACAAAAACCTTGAAAATAACCCAAAAGCAAGTTTAGTACTAAGAGACGCTTCAGCATGCCCTTACCAGTTTAAGGGAACTGCCGAAATAATTGAAGAAGGTAAATACTTCGATGAAGCGGTTGACTGGGCAAAAAGTGTTATGAGCAAACTTGCACCAAAAGCAGCAATCCTGTTAAAGGTAGAAGAGATTTATTCCGTCCAACCAGGCCCAGAAGCTGGTAAAAAAGTAGATTAA
- a CDS encoding winged helix-turn-helix domain-containing protein, whose translation MTEIKAKLATMHKDIKNLMENTNQQYLDLVLANSKKDVLNAIMGYVTHDIEKSLEKGMINKCDMRDKCKQIFTELLHDNTGLIADDNVHEDAITQNEAKLSKMREGASYAKCDTCFLEVDDLFEKQVNLMRSLRIYSSNNDKKQCISSICEESLVKDVLEPLSNKQRLQILKSMSNETKTFSSLSELTGLRGGNLLFHLQKLLDNDMILQRHERGDYMLTEKGYKLLVMLSEIDTVLGE comes from the coding sequence ATGACCGAGATAAAGGCAAAGCTGGCGACCATGCATAAAGATATTAAAAATCTCATGGAAAACACTAATCAGCAGTATCTTGATCTAGTACTTGCTAACTCTAAAAAAGACGTTTTAAACGCGATTATGGGATATGTGACCCATGATATTGAAAAAAGTCTTGAAAAGGGCATGATAAATAAGTGCGACATGAGGGATAAATGTAAACAAATATTTACAGAATTATTACATGATAATACCGGCCTTATTGCAGATGACAATGTACATGAAGATGCTATAACTCAAAATGAAGCTAAATTAAGTAAGATGAGAGAAGGAGCATCTTACGCAAAATGTGATACATGTTTTTTAGAAGTAGATGATCTTTTTGAAAAACAGGTAAATCTGATGCGTTCACTTCGCATTTACAGTTCCAACAATGATAAAAAACAGTGTATATCTTCAATTTGCGAAGAGTCCCTAGTTAAAGATGTTCTTGAACCATTATCTAATAAGCAGAGGCTTCAAATTTTAAAATCAATGTCAAATGAAACAAAAACGTTTTCATCACTCTCTGAACTTACTGGACTCAGGGGAGGTAATTTACTTTTCCATCTTCAAAAACTGCTTGATAATGATATGATTCTCCAGCGCCATGAGAGGGGAGATTATATGCTTACTGAAAAAGGATACAAACTTTTAGTAATGTTAAGTGAAATCGACACGGTTTTAGGAGAATAA
- a CDS encoding DUF368 domain-containing protein: MGSADIIPGVSGGTIALITGIYERLVRAISRINFKFVLYLFKGDFKRFKQSLVEEIDFALFIPLLLGIGIAVLTMSKVISFLLVTYPAATFAFFFGLILASAIFVYKHVDELNLKNIVFLIIGFVFAIIFVGLNPIQANHSLPIIFISGVIAICAMILPGISGAFMLLLLNQYEYMINVLNHMQFVEIITFCLGALIGILSFSRFLNYLLTHHKSVTMAFLVGLMIGTLRLPYEKIAFSTESPIVIAVVAVIGFILVFLLERQFEHKPLPGATKHK, translated from the coding sequence ATGGGGTCTGCAGATATAATCCCCGGCGTTTCAGGAGGAACAATTGCATTAATTACAGGTATTTATGAAAGATTGGTACGTGCAATAAGTCGTATTAATTTTAAATTTGTATTATATCTATTTAAAGGAGATTTTAAAAGATTTAAGCAAAGTTTAGTCGAAGAAATAGATTTTGCATTATTTATTCCTCTGCTTTTAGGTATTGGTATAGCGGTTCTTACAATGTCAAAGGTCATATCATTCCTTTTAGTTACTTATCCCGCAGCTACATTTGCATTTTTCTTTGGTTTAATACTCGCATCTGCAATTTTTGTTTATAAACATGTGGATGAACTTAATCTAAAAAATATAGTCTTTTTAATTATTGGTTTTGTTTTTGCAATAATTTTTGTAGGATTAAATCCAATTCAAGCCAATCACTCCCTGCCTATCATTTTTATTTCAGGCGTTATAGCTATATGTGCAATGATACTGCCAGGGATCTCTGGTGCATTCATGCTTCTTCTTTTAAACCAGTATGAATACATGATAAATGTCTTAAATCACATGCAGTTCGTTGAAATAATCACTTTTTGTCTTGGGGCTCTAATCGGAATTCTCTCCTTTTCAAGATTTTTGAATTACCTGTTAACCCACCACAAGTCAGTTACCATGGCATTTCTGGTTGGTTTAATGATCGGTACACTTCGACTTCCTTATGAAAAAATAGCCTTTAGTACTGAATCCCCTATTGTTATCGCGGTGGTCGCAGTTATTGGATTTATTTTAGTGTTCTTATTAGAGAGACAATTTGAACATAAACCTCTTCCAGGTGCAACTAAACATAAATAA
- a CDS encoding DedA family protein: protein MGIVEFVSQLTIDLIHYFGYLGVFIAMTLESACIPIPSEVIMPFAGFSVSEGEMTLWGITIVGALGNLTGSLMAYYVGLKGGRPLLEKYGKYIFISYNSLDRADRWFEKYGHEAVFISRFLPGIRTFISLPAGIAEMDIKKFSIYTLAGSLPWAFVLGYIGVLLGPKWDTIKSYFHILDIIVIIGVIAGIIYLVYKYKTRSQI from the coding sequence ATGGGTATAGTGGAATTTGTCAGTCAGTTAACCATTGATCTTATACATTATTTTGGATATTTGGGCGTATTTATAGCAATGACACTTGAAAGTGCATGTATTCCTATCCCAAGTGAAGTAATAATGCCCTTTGCAGGGTTTTCAGTATCGGAAGGTGAAATGACCCTTTGGGGAATAACCATTGTAGGTGCGTTGGGTAACTTAACTGGATCTTTAATGGCATATTATGTGGGTTTAAAAGGTGGAAGGCCTTTACTGGAGAAATATGGTAAGTATATCTTCATAAGCTATAATTCGCTTGACCGGGCAGATCGCTGGTTTGAAAAGTACGGTCATGAAGCAGTATTTATAAGCAGATTTTTACCAGGTATACGTACATTTATTTCATTACCTGCGGGAATAGCTGAAATGGACATTAAAAAATTTTCTATTTATACTTTAGCTGGTTCATTACCGTGGGCTTTTGTGCTTGGTTATATAGGTGTTTTGCTTGGCCCGAAGTGGGATACAATTAAAAGTTATTTCCATATACTAGATATAATTGTTATAATAGGAGTTATAGCAGGAATAATCTATCTTGTATACAAGTATAAGACCAGAAGTCAAATTTAA
- a CDS encoding replication factor C small subunit, protein MNGPWVEKYRPSNLDEVVGQDHIIQRLKRYVDEHSMPNLMFTGPAGVGKTTTAIALAKSILGEYWRQNFLELNASDARGIDTVRTNIKNFCRLKAVGAPFRIVFLDEVDNMTKDAQHALRREMEMYTKTASFILSCNYSSKIIDPIQSRCAIFRFAPVKGTQIIARLEKIAEAENLNITRGAIESIVYFAEGDLRKAVNILQASASTTDEITDDSIHEIVSKAKPQDVRKIVNKALNGDFISARDLLREVMVVQGTSGEDMVTQIYQEVSRMSMENMIEEDVYMDLIQSIGEYDYRIREGSNPRIQLEALLTKFLLKGK, encoded by the coding sequence ATGAACGGACCATGGGTTGAAAAATACAGGCCAAGTAATCTAGATGAAGTTGTAGGTCAAGATCATATAATTCAAAGACTTAAAAGGTATGTTGATGAACACAGCATGCCTAATTTAATGTTTACAGGACCTGCAGGGGTTGGAAAAACAACAACTGCAATCGCACTTGCAAAATCTATTTTAGGAGAATACTGGAGACAGAATTTCCTGGAACTCAATGCATCTGATGCAAGGGGAATAGATACTGTAAGAACCAATATTAAGAATTTCTGCAGGTTAAAGGCTGTTGGCGCTCCATTCAGGATAGTATTCCTTGATGAAGTGGATAACATGACCAAAGATGCCCAGCATGCTCTAAGGCGTGAAATGGAAATGTACACAAAAACGGCATCGTTCATACTATCCTGTAACTACTCCTCAAAGATAATAGATCCAATACAGTCAAGGTGTGCAATATTTAGATTTGCACCTGTAAAAGGAACTCAAATCATTGCAAGACTTGAAAAAATAGCTGAAGCTGAAAATCTCAATATTACAAGGGGGGCGATTGAAAGTATCGTTTATTTTGCAGAGGGGGATTTAAGGAAAGCAGTAAACATACTTCAAGCATCTGCATCCACAACTGATGAAATTACAGATGACAGTATCCATGAAATTGTCTCTAAAGCAAAACCTCAAGATGTGAGGAAAATAGTTAATAAAGCTTTAAATGGGGACTTTATAAGTGCAAGAGACCTTTTAAGAGAGGTAATGGTTGTCCAGGGTACAAGTGGGGAAGATATGGTAACTCAGATTTATCAGGAAGTTTCACGCATGTCAATGGAAAACATGATTGAAGAAGATGTGTACATGGATTTGATTCAAAGTATTGGGGAATACGATTACAGAATAAGAGAAGGATCTAATCCGAGGATTCAGCTTGAAGCACTTCTTACCAAGTTTCTATTAAAAGGAAAATAA
- a CDS encoding plastocyanin/azurin family copper-binding protein: protein MIQNYTYAPHTITVKAGTKITWINQDSAIHDVSSDSEAFESPDLNKCDKYTYNFTKTSEYTYVTNIHQ, encoded by the coding sequence ATGATCCAGAACTACACATATGCACCACATACTATTACTGTTAAAGCAGGGACAAAAATCACGTGGATAAATCAAGACTCTGCCATTCATGATGTATCAAGTGATTCTGAAGCATTTGAAAGCCCTGATTTAAATAAGTGTGACAAATATACATATAATTTTACTAAAACTAGCGAATACACCTATGTGACGAACATCCATCAATGA
- a CDS encoding manganese efflux pump MntP: MDIISIFLIAIGLAMDAFSVSITKGLVMKSNVKHALIIALFFGVFQALMPVAGWISGIQLEAFVSTAAPWIAFILLSIIGIKMIYEGIFDDGEDKDDSFSLKEIFFLAIATSIDAFLVGVTFAFLKTPIVESIVIIGAVTFVLSFIGFYIGKGIGHLFEHKIEVFGGLILIGIGLKILLGF; this comes from the coding sequence ATGGATATTATTTCAATTTTTCTTATAGCTATAGGGCTTGCAATGGACGCATTCAGCGTTTCCATAACAAAGGGACTTGTAATGAAGTCCAATGTAAAACACGCTTTGATCATTGCCCTATTTTTCGGCGTATTTCAGGCGTTAATGCCTGTTGCAGGGTGGATTTCAGGTATACAACTTGAGGCATTTGTTTCAACAGCAGCCCCATGGATAGCATTCATTTTATTATCTATTATAGGAATTAAAATGATTTATGAGGGTATTTTTGATGATGGGGAGGATAAAGATGACAGCTTTTCATTAAAAGAAATATTCTTCCTTGCAATTGCAACAAGTATCGATGCATTTTTAGTTGGAGTTACATTTGCATTCCTTAAGACTCCAATTGTAGAATCCATTGTAATAATAGGAGCTGTTACGTTTGTCCTGTCTTTCATTGGCTTTTATATTGGAAAAGGTATTGGGCACTTATTTGAACACAAAATTGAGGTTTTTGGTGGATTAATATTAATTGGAATAGGGCTAAAGATACTTCTTGGGTTCTAA
- a CDS encoding replication factor C large subunit: protein MLWTEKYRPKNFDDVLGNIKAKKEILEWTEEWKNGNPQKCLFLIGPPGTGKTTFAGLIAGEFSDSVELNASDKRSYDAIMGVVGEASSSMTLFGNRLKLIILDEVDGLHGNDDRGGSRAINKILKDAIQPIVMMANDPYSNRIKSFKNKCQVINLRKVHTNSIVSLLKKICVKEGVEFEEHVLRTLAKRSNGDLRSAINDLEIMAKGEEKITSEDLDIVAPKDGRSNVFDAVRTILKSKTPAHIKDAMRQIEADPSLLIEMVTENIPREYEKKDEIEKAYEMISQADIYLGRAFSTRAYTYWKYAYELMSVGVALSKDETYKKFARYTNSSVYTILSKNRSKRDLQNRVAEKIGEKLHTSKKVAISQFPYFEIMFQDDDIAYNMMTYFGLEDDEVKVFRSRKVKTPKKPKTKKKSTKTSKSVSKEAKSEETNVNNETLKTQKKVKKATSSTDPKRTKKPSKRSKKASSDEEPKKKEDTGGSKEKQVSLFSFK, encoded by the coding sequence ATGTTGTGGACAGAAAAATATAGGCCAAAGAACTTTGATGATGTTCTTGGGAATATAAAAGCGAAAAAAGAAATCCTTGAATGGACAGAGGAATGGAAAAACGGCAATCCTCAAAAATGTCTCTTTCTCATAGGTCCTCCGGGCACTGGTAAAACTACATTTGCAGGGCTAATTGCAGGTGAATTTTCTGATTCGGTTGAATTAAACGCCAGTGACAAAAGGTCCTATGATGCTATTATGGGTGTTGTAGGTGAAGCATCCTCCTCAATGACCTTATTTGGCAACCGATTGAAGTTAATAATTCTTGATGAAGTTGATGGACTTCATGGTAATGATGACCGGGGTGGATCAAGGGCAATTAACAAAATACTAAAGGATGCAATCCAGCCAATAGTGATGATGGCCAACGACCCTTACAGCAATAGAATTAAAAGCTTTAAAAATAAATGCCAGGTAATAAACCTGCGGAAGGTTCATACAAATTCAATAGTTTCCCTTTTAAAAAAGATATGTGTAAAAGAAGGGGTAGAATTTGAAGAACATGTTCTAAGGACTCTTGCAAAGAGATCTAATGGTGATTTAAGGTCTGCCATAAATGATCTTGAGATAATGGCAAAAGGTGAGGAAAAAATCACATCCGAAGACCTTGATATTGTAGCTCCAAAAGACGGAAGATCTAATGTCTTTGATGCTGTAAGGACCATCTTAAAGAGTAAGACTCCGGCCCATATTAAGGATGCCATGCGGCAAATTGAGGCAGACCCTTCACTTTTAATTGAAATGGTCACAGAAAATATTCCCCGTGAATATGAAAAGAAAGATGAGATAGAAAAAGCTTATGAAATGATTTCTCAAGCGGATATTTATCTTGGAAGGGCTTTTTCAACACGTGCTTATACCTACTGGAAGTATGCATACGAGTTAATGAGTGTAGGGGTTGCACTTTCTAAAGATGAGACCTATAAAAAATTTGCAAGGTATACCAATTCATCTGTTTATACAATACTTTCTAAAAACAGGAGTAAAAGGGATTTACAAAATAGAGTGGCTGAAAAAATTGGAGAAAAACTTCACACCTCCAAAAAAGTTGCAATTTCACAGTTCCCCTATTTTGAAATCATGTTCCAGGATGATGATATAGCTTACAACATGATGACATATTTTGGGCTTGAAGACGATGAAGTAAAAGTTTTCAGGTCAAGAAAGGTAAAGACACCTAAAAAACCTAAAACTAAAAAGAAGAGCACTAAAACTTCAAAAAGTGTTTCCAAAGAAGCTAAATCTGAAGAAACTAACGTGAATAATGAAACTTTAAAAACACAGAAAAAGGTTAAAAAAGCCACTTCAAGCACTGATCCAAAAAGGACTAAAAAACCATCTAAAAGATCTAAAAAAGCATCTTCTGATGAAGAACCTAAAAAGAAAGAAGATACTGGTGGAAGTAAAGAAAAACAGGTTTCATTGTTCAGTTTCAAGTAG